A window of the Leucothrix mucor DSM 2157 genome harbors these coding sequences:
- a CDS encoding D-alanyl-D-alanine carboxypeptidase family protein has product MFVRTITLFVCLWLSLLTPSFADSSVPQLPKLDAAQYLLVDFLSGTELAAKDPDKRIEPASITKLMTAYLLYQELDKGNIKLEDRVLVSEKAWQMEGSRMFLEIGKKVPLERMISGLIIQSGNDAAVALAEHSSGSEEEFVRKMNAEAARLGLTNTHFMNVTGWPDPNHYMSARDIAKLTRTVIKEYPEHYKLYSEKEYSYNGIKQYNRNKLLWHDKTVDGVKTGHTESAGYCLLSSAQRGSMRLIAVVLGAESDKARTNYSQQLLEYGFRFYETHKLYDANSVLAEARVWKGEKSTVPTGIMEDFYVTIPKGHYSQLKGLMEINKSIDAPVKRGDLIGMAVIKDVDRIVLQKPLVAMDSVDTGGTWTNITDSIKKLFVE; this is encoded by the coding sequence ATGTTTGTAAGAACCATCACCCTTTTCGTATGTCTGTGGCTAAGTCTGCTCACCCCCTCCTTCGCTGATAGTAGCGTCCCACAACTTCCAAAATTAGACGCAGCTCAATATTTGCTGGTCGACTTTTTGAGTGGCACTGAACTTGCCGCCAAAGACCCGGATAAACGTATTGAGCCCGCCAGCATCACAAAACTGATGACGGCCTATCTGCTGTATCAAGAATTAGACAAAGGCAATATCAAGCTTGAAGACCGTGTGCTGGTAAGTGAGAAAGCCTGGCAGATGGAAGGCTCACGCATGTTTCTTGAGATCGGCAAAAAAGTCCCACTAGAGCGCATGATCAGCGGCTTAATTATCCAATCAGGAAATGATGCAGCTGTGGCACTGGCTGAACACAGCTCAGGCTCAGAGGAAGAGTTTGTTCGCAAAATGAATGCTGAAGCTGCCCGCTTAGGACTGACGAACACTCATTTTATGAATGTAACTGGCTGGCCTGATCCAAATCACTACATGAGCGCTCGCGATATCGCCAAGCTTACACGTACAGTGATCAAAGAATATCCCGAGCATTACAAACTCTATAGCGAAAAAGAATACAGCTACAACGGAATCAAACAGTACAACCGCAACAAATTACTGTGGCACGACAAAACCGTTGATGGCGTCAAAACAGGTCATACAGAAAGTGCTGGTTACTGCCTACTTTCTTCAGCACAGCGCGGCTCAATGCGTTTGATCGCAGTAGTTCTTGGCGCAGAGAGCGATAAAGCCCGCACCAATTACAGCCAGCAATTACTGGAATACGGCTTCCGCTTTTACGAAACTCACAAACTTTATGATGCTAACTCAGTACTGGCTGAGGCACGCGTTTGGAAGGGTGAGAAATCCACCGTCCCTACTGGCATCATGGAAGACTTCTACGTCACCATCCCAAAAGGTCATTATTCACAGCTTAAAGGCTTGATGGAAATTAACAAATCTATCGACGCACCAGTTAAGCGTGGCGACCTAATCGGTATGGCTGTCATCAAAGATGTAGACCGTATTGTGCTGCA